Genomic DNA from Thermotoga petrophila RKU-1:
TTTGTCTCCACAGCAGGTACTGTCTATGGAGATGGGTGGTGGATCACCGTGGAACCAGTCACTGGCAGAATGAGATTGTACGGGGGGAGATAGCTTGCAGCTTTTCTACAATGATATCCTTTCCCTGAATTGGTGTTCACATTGTGTGGAGATATCCCGTGCGAGAATGAGAGGGTCCAAATTGAAGCTGTTAGATCACAAATTATCTCTTCTGGAAATAACAGATGAGGAGAAATCAGATGAAATTATACTGAATCTTTCAAGAAACGTGAAAAAAGATCTTGAAGATATAGTCGTTGCGAACGTGTCCATGGAGAACGTGCTGGTGATGAATATAAAAGTTCCTCCTACGTTGAACAGGCAAAATGCTGTAGAGTATGCCACGATGGAAATATCAAGAAATCTTGGTATACTCCCTGAACAGCTTGTTGTTGCTCCTCTGGATATTCACGGTGGTGAGGGATTGTTTTTTGTTTCAAAGGTTGACCAGGTGAAGAGTTTTGTAACAGACCTCATGAAAAAAGAGTTCCCAGAAACGGATGTGGTTATTCCCGATATCGTTAAATATCTTGAAGTGTTCGAATTCTATTTTGGGAAGCGTTTGAAAGGAACCAGTGTTCTTACGGTGATTTCTTTCTTGAGTGACTATTATTCCATAGTTGTTCTCGAGAACAACCACTATCGTTCTCTCAGGTTGCTTTTTTCGATGTTCTGGGACTATATGGACATTGTGGTGGAGAACACGGGAGTTCAGCCCAAGGAATTGATGGAAGGAACAGTGAATGTAGATCTTGACTTTTTACAACCATATTTTGGTGATTTCCTGATTGAACTCGACAGAGAAGTCAAAGTGTCTTTGGATGAAGTTAATCTGAGCAGGGTCGATCAGTTCTTCTACATCGTTGATCCCCCAATCCTTTCACCAGTTCTTTCTCAGACGCTGGAAAAGTTCGAGGGAGTAGCGTTGAAGCAAGGAATCGTTCCTTCTTTTAAACCTGGTGTATCCTTAGGAACCCTTGGTTTGATGATAAGGGGGGGCAGGGAAATTGGAAAAGTTAAACATCTATCCGTTTAAGAAACGAAAGGTAAAGTTATCTACTTTTCTGGTACTGTTGGTCGTCATGTTGCTTCCTCCTGTTTCCTTTAATATCTACTTTAGTTATGCGAAAGAGCAAATGATAGAAAGACTGCAAAGTGATTACTCCGAGGTTTTGAGAGCGTATTCTGTGAAGCTTTCGAAAGATTCTTCCAAAAATCTGGAGGAAATCTCCCGTGTGGAAAGCGTTTTTATGAACCAAATAAAATCATTGGAAGTGAGAGTCAATCAACTGAATGCTTTCCTTGACAAAAGGAAGAAATGGGAAGATTTTTTGAAGGTTTTGCTGAACATTTTTGAAGATCAAAATCGAACTCTGTGCTATCTTGATTTCTCTCAAGAAAAAGCCATTGTTGAGTTTTACGAAGTTTCCAAAAACGTTGTAAGTAGTACTTTTCAAAACTCGAATGTGAGTACAAGTCTCCTGTTTGAAGAAAAACTACCGGAAGGTTTTTATCTGAGAAAGTACAGGCTTGAGTACAAGGCGGTGGGAAAGTGAGGGGAATAAACAGAAAGTTCGCTATCTGGTTCGCTGTTTTGACTCTCCTCGTGCTGGTCTTTGGACTTGTGGTGCCAGATTTTGTGATCTTCATGTCCAACACCAAAAAACTGGAACAGAAACTTCAAAACCTGGCACCTGCTTTCAAGGTTTTCACCTTGAAGCAAAGGGAATACGAGGAAATAATAAAGACGATCATGAGTACACCTGAGTTTCAATACAATTTCACCGAAAAAGAAATCAGTGTTGAAGAAGTTGAAGATCTCTTAAAGGAACTTGCTGAGACACGAAGGGTGACAGTGAAGACCTTGACCATTGATGCGAAAAGAGTTATACCGATCAATTTCTTCGGTACCCCAATATCTCAACCCAGTGTGAAGATCACCCTTGAATTAGAAAGGGTGAAACAATGAACCGAAGAACGGTGATTCTTCTCGTAATTATGGGGGTTGTGTGGTCATTTGTTCTTTTCTATTTGTTCGCTGGCAACAGGGAGTCCGGAACTCTTCAGGTGGAAAGGCCAACGGATTTTACGGCGCTGGTGAACAAAATACAGATCAACCCCTTGCTCAAGAAAACGGCTCAGGAAAATCCTCCAGAATTCTCGTACAGGGTTTTCAATCCCGTGACGCTCAGCTTTGGGAAAGAGGCAGCCGACACTCTGATCGTGACGCTTCCTCCTCTGAAGTATCGATTCCTGGGTTTCATAAGAACGGTTGACGGGTTAAAAATATTCCTCTCCGATGGGGAAAAACTCTTTGAGGTGTCGGGCGAGAGCCCATCTTTTGGAAATTATGTGGTCACCTACGTTTCGAGTCTCGGTGTTCTGGTTCTCGACGTGGAAAATGGTAGATTTTTTTCAATAAGATGAGGAGGGGTGGTATCTGTGAGGAGAATACTTCTTATTCTTGTCATGTTGATGTTCAGTGTGTTGTTCTCTGCAGAGCTCGTAGGGGTACTTCCTAAGATAGAGAATGATCGAGTGATCATAAAGATTCAGGTTTCTTCACCGGTTGAAGATGTTTCGGCAGAAATGAATTCTTCAAAGACTGTGTTCTCCATTTTCATGAAAGGGGTTCAAATGAAGATCAGCAGATTCATGGTTCCCGTTGGTGTTGGTCCTGTTGAAGGTGTACGAGTGGTGAACGTTGGCAATGGAGTTATGGTGTCCGCGAGTCTGCTGGTTCCATTCCCAGGAAGCTACCGTTTAGAAGACAAGACGATAGTGATGGAATTTCCAAGAAGTAAGGAAAGAATCGATGTGTCCTTTGAAAACATGCCTTTTGAAGATATGGTAAAGTACCTCTCTGAGAGATTGAATCTCAACGTAATCGTTTCAGATAGTGTCAAAAGTGCAACAACGAGTTTGAAACTGAACGATGTCACACCCGAAGATGCGCTGAGAGACCTTCTCGTTACATTCGGAGAAGTTGCCTACGCTTATTTTCCGGATGGGACTATGTTCATAGGAAAATACGAAGAAGTATCCGGAAGGTTTCAGAGATTCTGGGGTATATACAGAGTAGAGAATCAAACAGTTGCCGACAGGATAAAGAGTCTCATTTCTCAGGAAGCCATGATAGACTACCTTCCGTCAAAATCTGTTCTCTTCGTCTATGGAACTTCGGAAGAACATGACCTCGTGGCGAGCCTTCTTTCTGTTTCTCCACCCCTTCAGCAAAAAGAAGTTTCCTTCTCGGTAGATTCAGCGAGAGTGGAAGAACTCCTGACCGCTCTCAAAAGTGTGTATCAGTTCGAGTATCACCTCTTAAAGCCGGTATCCAGGGTGATTCTTGTGGGAGATTCTGAGACGATTTCGAAAGTGGAAAGATATATCAAGATTTTGGAAACTCGCGAGCAGGTGTCTGTAGAAGAACAGGTCCAGATTCCAGCTAAAAAATTCGTCTTTTATGCTTACGATCCAGAATCCGCTGCTTCGCTTATCACTTTACTCCTCGGAATAGATGCTCAGTCTTTCAAGGACATGAATCTGGTGGTATGTCAGGTGCCGATAGACAGAGAGCAGGAATTGGTTGATTTCATCGCGGAAAACAACCTGGAGCTCGGTGAGATGTTCTATCTGGATATCAAAAAAGGTGAGGAAAACTTTCTCAAAGAAACGATACAGTTTCTTGGAGTACCAGATTCGAGGCTGAGGTTTCTCAACATCGACGGTGAGAATGTAAAAGTCGGTATCTCAGTTCCAAAAGCGGTCTATGAGAAAATATCTCCCATTCTGAAAAAAATGTTGTCACTCAGGAGAAAGAATTTCATCGTGAAAAGTGTGGAATTGAAAAAGGAGATTCAGCAGGAAATGTTAGACGCGATAACGAGAATGTACGGGGTTTCTATAGAAAAAATAGGAAACTTCCTCTTCATAGAGGGAGCCAATGGTTCCGTTGAAAACGCTGAAGAACAACTGGAGAAACTCCAGAGTGAACACACACAATTTCTGAAAATTACCTTAAAAGCTGAAAATGTGGAAGATTTGAAGAGATTCATGAAGGAAAAGTACGGTGTTGAATTCGAGTACTTTTCTTCTCTGAAAGTGGCAATGCTGAGTGGAAAGGAAGAAGAAAGCGTTCAGAAAGCTGCTGAAGAATTGCAGTTAATTTCTTCGGAGGAAAGGATCATAAGGTTCGTGAAAAAATCCGAGAATGTACCGATCGATAAAGCGAAAAGCGTTGTTTCACAACTCTACAGTGTATCCATAGAAGAGTTAGGGAATGAGCTTGTCGTCATCGGTGAAAGAGAAGAAGTCGAAAAAGCTGCTGATCTTCTTCAGAAAATTTTCTCTTCCGAAGTAGAGATCTCGCGTGACTTTGTGAAGTTGCCCAGCTGGATTGATGAACAAGAGAAACTCCTCGAAGTTGTGAAAAACAGCGCCGGGATCACTTACGAAATACTGGACGGAGTAGTTTACTTTGAAGGGACAAAGGAGAATGTCGAAAAGGCAAAGGAACTCTTCTCAGACATAGTGGAAAAACTCGGAGAAGTACGCAAAGAAGAGAAAGTGGAATTCCTCGAAGTGGATTCTTCCTTCCCTGTTGACGAATTTATAAATCTCTCTAGCAAACTGTATCCGGATGCTACCTGTTTCAGTCTCGATCAATTGGGTCTTCTGGTTCTCAAGGGATCTTCAGAAGCGGTCGAAGATCTTTCGAACATGTATCGTTCTTTCTTCGAGAGATACCAAAAGATAGTGAAAGAAAACGTGTTCGATCGACTCATGCTAGAGGTTCCGAGCGGTTTTTCCTTCGAGGAATTCAAGACCTTCCTGGAAGTTCTCGTTCCAGAAGTCAAACAGGTTGTCTATCTTGACAAATTGAACTTGCTCTTGGTGGAAGTTCCTGTTTCACAATCGGAAAGAGTGAGTAGTCTACTCGATACGTTCTTGAAAAAAGAAGAAGCTGTATCGGAAAAGAAAGCGGTGAAAAGCGTCACCATACCTTCCGGTGTGAAC
This window encodes:
- a CDS encoding type II secretion system protein GspD — its product is MRRILLILVMLMFSVLFSAELVGVLPKIENDRVIIKIQVSSPVEDVSAEMNSSKTVFSIFMKGVQMKISRFMVPVGVGPVEGVRVVNVGNGVMVSASLLVPFPGSYRLEDKTIVMEFPRSKERIDVSFENMPFEDMVKYLSERLNLNVIVSDSVKSATTSLKLNDVTPEDALRDLLVTFGEVAYAYFPDGTMFIGKYEEVSGRFQRFWGIYRVENQTVADRIKSLISQEAMIDYLPSKSVLFVYGTSEEHDLVASLLSVSPPLQQKEVSFSVDSARVEELLTALKSVYQFEYHLLKPVSRVILVGDSETISKVERYIKILETREQVSVEEQVQIPAKKFVFYAYDPESAASLITLLLGIDAQSFKDMNLVVCQVPIDREQELVDFIAENNLELGEMFYLDIKKGEENFLKETIQFLGVPDSRLRFLNIDGENVKVGISVPKAVYEKISPILKKMLSLRRKNFIVKSVELKKEIQQEMLDAITRMYGVSIEKIGNFLFIEGANGSVENAEEQLEKLQSEHTQFLKITLKAENVEDLKRFMKEKYGVEFEYFSSLKVAMLSGKEEESVQKAAEELQLISSEERIIRFVKKSENVPIDKAKSVVSQLYSVSIEELGNELVVIGEREEVEKAADLLQKIFSSEVEISRDFVKLPSWIDEQEKLLEVVKNSAGITYEILDGVVYFEGTKENVEKAKELFSDIVEKLGEVRKEEKVEFLEVDSSFPVDEFINLSSKLYPDATCFSLDQLGLLVLKGSSEAVEDLSNMYRSFFERYQKIVKENVFDRLMLEVPSGFSFEEFKTFLEVLVPEVKQVVYLDKLNLLLVEVPVSQSERVSSLLDTFLKKEEAVSEKKAVKSVTIPSGVNPDELSSYLKKLLRNVEITVFPNMGQMIVEGPENEVEKAVELVEAEKEKIVLKEKKDYVKVSDGKLTINAEDVSLYDLLAEIASELGISVMFVSIPSEKITMKADDITWEKFVDLISQNYGYLFDNKSGVYVLSKPKQDLARRYVYDVPHNFDQIKALIEFYGGTVYVDSLNNFMVVTGISETIKKELDNIIEKLKKPTKQIEISAKIVDRSLIDRLSKEAGLELTGGNVNVGSSGAGISFSVTDYLDFEKIFGGILNSNLSLQFSDQKTNTLDDILASPRIVTTSGKEARILIGDRIPYVTDTNGDGTPEVQFLETGIELNITPFVRSDDTIELDLFVKASEPGNYINEVPGERTRETQTHLIVKNGSTITIGGLIREVTNVTESKLPFLGDLPVIGQFFRTKSENKEKRDLIIFLTVRVVEP